In the Campylobacter sputorum subsp. sputorum genome, AGTGCATTCAACCTGCCTTGCACCAGCTTTTAAACAAGCTAAAGTATTTGCAACACCAAGCCCCAAATCATTATGATTATGTACAGAAACTATAGCTCTTTTTCCTATAAAATCACTCATTTGTTTTATCATATCAGCTAGCTCATCAGGAAGTCTGTATCCAACAGTATCTGGTAAATTTATAGTTGTGGCTCCAGCTTGAATTACAGCACCAACTATCTCTTTCATAAATGATATTTCACTTCTACTTGCGTCTTCGCAACTAAACTCAATATCATCCACAAATGTTTTAGCATAAGTTACAGCATTTACGGCTTTTTTTATAACTTCATCTGGTTTTAATTTTAATTTATACTCCATGTGTATGGGACTTGTAGCTATAAATGTATGAATTCTTTGATTTTTAGCTTTTGATATAGCCATAGCAGCGGACTTTATGTCTTTTTCAACAGATCTTGCAAGAGAGCAAACTCGTATTTTATCAACCTCTTTTGAGATAAGTTCTATTGCATTAAAATCTCCGCTACTTGCAGCAGCAAAACCAGCTTCTATAACATCCACACCAAGTTTTTCAAGCTGAAGAGCTATTTGAATTTTCTCTTCAGTATTCATTGAAGCACCAGGGCTTTGCTCGCCGTCTCTTAAAGTGGTATCAAAAATTATAATTTTATCATCATTCATTTTTTACCTTTTTAAGTTATTTAAAATATTTTAATATAAATATTTTAAATATTTCTTGGAAATTTAGCTCTATAAATATTATAAATCGCTCTTATTATGCCATATAAAACATATCCACTTGTTACAATGAAAGCAAACTCTAATGGATATAAATATAAAAGAAAAAATACTAACAAAAGCCATACTAACACTTTTAAAAAATTTGCCTTTTGATAATCAATCTTTTTAAAACTCGGATATCTAACATTGCTAACCATTAAAAGTGCAAGACCACTAATAACAAAAATTAACAACCATTCATAACCTTTCATAAAAGAATACTCTAGGTAAAAAGCAATCCAAACAGAGGTTACAACTGCTGCAGTTGGTATTGGAAGACCTATAAAAACGCTTGGTTCATAAGTTCCAGTAGTTACATTAAATCTTGCAAGTCTAATGGCACCAAAAACAACAAACATACTTGCCACTAAAGAGCCAAATTTACCAAAACTATGACCATATGTGAAATAAAACAGCATTGCAGGAGCAACTCCAAAGGCTATTATATCAGCTAAACTATCAAACTCTAAACCAAATTTAGATGTAGTGTGCGTAAGTCTTGCAACTCTTCCATCAAGACCATCTAGCAATAAAGACAAAATTATATAAAGTATCGCTTTACCATAATGACCATTTGCCGCAGAAATAATGCTTATAATTCCAACAAACGCACTTGCTGCTGTGAATAAATTTGGCAAGATATATATAATTTGTGGCTTATTGCTATTTTCTTTCATACTTCAATCTCTTCTTTTTCATCTTTATTAGAGATATTTAATCTGCTTGGAAGAGAATTTTCTTCTTCGTATTTTTTAATAATTTCTCTAACTTGCTCTCCTGTTATGGTTTCTGTTTCATATAACGCACTTACCATATTTTCTATAGCACCACTATAAGTTTGCAAAGTTTTTAGGACTTCTTCAAATCTCTCATTTAATGTCTCTTTTACGAAATCATCAAGCTTTTTAGCCATATCATCGCTATAATCCTTTAAACTTTGTCCGCCATTTAAAAATACATTTCTTTGTTTTTCTAAAACCATAAGACCAGCAATATCACTCATTCCATACATAGAAACCATAGCTTTTATAATATCTGTTGCTCTTTCTAAATCATTACTAGCACCAGTTGAAATTTCTTTTATAAATACTTGCTCTGCTGCTCTACCACCAAGAAGCACATCAACTCTTGCTATTAGTTCATGACGCTGCATAAGAAATTTATTTTCTTCAGGGGTATTTAATGTATAACCAAGTGCAGCTAATCCTCTTGGAATTATAGAAACTTTTGTAACTTTTTCAGCACCTTTTGTAACTTCAGATATAAGAGCATGCCCACACTCATGATAAGCTACTATTCTTTTCTCTTTTGCATTTATTCGGCGAGATTTTTTCTCAAGTCCGGCTATTGCCCGCTCTACAGCTTCTACTAAATTTTGTTGATTAACACTTGGGCTAGCATTTCTCCCAGCAAGAAGTGCAGCTTCATTTATAATATTTGCTAAATCTGCTCCAGCAAGACCGGCAGTTAATCTAGCTAGTGCTTCTAAATCAACATCGCTTGAAAGTTTTATATCTTTACTATGTGTTTTAAGTATAGCAACCCTTCCTTCAAAATCAGGCTTATCTACTAATACTTGTCTATCAAAACGACCCGGTCTAAGAAGTGCAGCATCTAAAACCTCTGGTCTATTAGTAGCTGCTAAAACTATAACAGGGCTTGAATCTGAACTAAATCCATCCATCTCAGCTAAAAGTTGATTTAGTGTTTGCTCTCTTTCATCATTTCCGCCATTAAAGCCATTTGCAGCCCTACTTTTACCTATAGCATCAATCTCATCTATAAAAACAATTGCCGGAGCTTCTTTTTTTGCGTTTTCAAAAAGATCTCTAACCCTACTAGCACCAACGCCGACAAACATCTCTATAAAACTGGAGCCAGAAACTGAAAAAAATGGAACATTTGCTTCTCCCGCAACAGCTTTTGCAAGTAAAGTTTTACCAGTTCCTGGAGGTCCTACTAATAAAACACCCTTTGGAATTTTAGCACCAAGAGAGATGTATCTATCTGGAAATTTAAGAAAATCAACTATTTCTTTTACCTCTTCTTTTGCTTCTTCAACGCCCGCTACATCATTAAATTTAACTTTTGGCTTTTCTGAACTAACAAGCTTTTTACTACTCCCGATACCCAAAATTCCATTTCCCATATTTTTTTGCATACGACTTGCAAGAAACATCCATATACCAAAAAAT is a window encoding:
- the pssA gene encoding CDP-diacylglycerol--serine O-phosphatidyltransferase, translating into MKENSNKPQIIYILPNLFTAASAFVGIISIISAANGHYGKAILYIILSLLLDGLDGRVARLTHTTSKFGLEFDSLADIIAFGVAPAMLFYFTYGHSFGKFGSLVASMFVVFGAIRLARFNVTTGTYEPSVFIGLPIPTAAVVTSVWIAFYLEYSFMKGYEWLLIFVISGLALLMVSNVRYPSFKKIDYQKANFLKVLVWLLLVFFLLYLYPLEFAFIVTSGYVLYGIIRAIYNIYRAKFPRNI
- the ftsH gene encoding ATP-dependent zinc metalloprotease FtsH; the encoded protein is MNNNDNKNNGNNFFNKNPILVFAIFAIVLVTVFRGFSESGVGFGQQGASTKNIAYSEFKNLIKNKNISEVAIGNTTIKGVSSSNGMKIVYVAKKVNDNTLITLLEENGIPYGAYSETNWLSDILFSWVIPIFIFFGIWMFLASRMQKNMGNGILGIGSSKKLVSSEKPKVKFNDVAGVEEAKEEVKEIVDFLKFPDRYISLGAKIPKGVLLVGPPGTGKTLLAKAVAGEANVPFFSVSGSSFIEMFVGVGASRVRDLFENAKKEAPAIVFIDEIDAIGKSRAANGFNGGNDEREQTLNQLLAEMDGFSSDSSPVIVLAATNRPEVLDAALLRPGRFDRQVLVDKPDFEGRVAILKTHSKDIKLSSDVDLEALARLTAGLAGADLANIINEAALLAGRNASPSVNQQNLVEAVERAIAGLEKKSRRINAKEKRIVAYHECGHALISEVTKGAEKVTKVSIIPRGLAALGYTLNTPEENKFLMQRHELIARVDVLLGGRAAEQVFIKEISTGASNDLERATDIIKAMVSMYGMSDIAGLMVLEKQRNVFLNGGQSLKDYSDDMAKKLDDFVKETLNERFEEVLKTLQTYSGAIENMVSALYETETITGEQVREIIKKYEEENSLPSRLNISNKDEKEEIEV